In Papaver somniferum cultivar HN1 chromosome 1, ASM357369v1, whole genome shotgun sequence, a genomic segment contains:
- the LOC113299723 gene encoding putative callose synthase 8, with the protein MSSEIVVVAEQEEGESSKNGIRNSKKTRFRTVAGGVSVPISIKIPIPEPFESEKLPPTLVSDIRKFLRVANQIEFESPRVAYLCRFHAFERAHMMDPSSSGRGVRQFKTSLLQRLELDEEATIRRRKEKSDVRELKGVYHKYEGYILKFDGNFLENREQLMSARAIASVLFEVLKSVTSGIGLEGIIDGGDVGAYNPFNILPLDRAGERQAIMQLPEIKAAVGAVRNVRGLPSADSVPKPGATIDLLDWLQSWFGFQKGNVANQREHLILLLANIHARGPHKQASMSELRESAVDELMKKLFRNYKNWCRFLGRKSNIWLPTVKQEVHQHKILNIGLYLLIWGEASNLRLMPECLCYIFHNMAYELHSLVTGAVSLTTGEKLCPAYGGGFESFLEDVVTPIYWVIYKEAKKNKNGTADHSKWRNYDDLNEFFWSPDCFQLGWPFRLDHNFFRVQTPVNSNVGNDKSSVEKLVGNDITSVEKLVGNDKASFGKLVANKVGNVGKDSEPRWLGKTNFVEIRSFWQLFRSFDRMWNFFILSLQAMIIMAWHDLGSPFELFEERVFENIMSIFITSAVLKLVQASLDIAFTWKARHTMDFYQTLRYMLKPVVASLWIIILSVYYADSRRKSTCSRIGYGSWIGGWCISSYMVAVALYLMSNAVGMILFLVPAVGKYIENSNWRVFIILSWWAQPRLYVARGIQESVVSLFKYSFFWVLLLLSKFSFSYFYEIKPLVEPTKQIMKIGVNKYDWHELFPKVQNNVGAIIAIWAPIVLVFFMDTQIWYSVFCTTFGGINGVFRHLGEIRTMGMLRSRFHSLPHAFDVSLVPPSTKNGQAKKRKSFFKWKFQKESDRRILGSAKFTQVWNQIIKSFRYEDLISNREMDLMTIPTSLEVDTVPVYWPIFLLSTKFSTALSIARDYVGTDDNLFRKIEKDNYMYCAVKECYESLKYILDILIVGELEKRIISYMFNEVETSISNFSLLEDFHMSELSAFHTKCIELVDLLVENRESDRDKVVMILQDIFEVVTKDMMVHGSRLLDLIQSQPMDDDDGAAFFELVQPELFASKDDPVILFPLPDSGPFKGQIKRLLLLLTVKETALEIPMNLEARRRISFFSNSLFMNMPSAPKVRNMLSFSVMTPHYREEVNFSIEKLHSSQEGVSIIFYMQKIYPDEWKNFLERMGCESWEELESKGKGEELRNWASFRAQTLSRTVRGMMYYRKALKLQAFLDMTEDEDILEEYKAVEKGDERKNSPHSLLAQVDALTDMKFTYIISCQAFGAQRSSGDSRAQDIIDLMIRYPSLRVAYVEEKEEIGTDQKVYSSVLVKAINKLDQEIYRIKLPGPPNIGEGKPENQNHAIIFTRGDALQSIDMNQDNYLEEALKMRNILQEFLCHQGGRSPTILGLREHIFTGSISSLAWFMTYQETSFVTIGQRLLANPLRVRFHYGHTDLFDRVFHLTRGGISKASKTINLSEDMFAGFNSILRRGYVTYHEYMQVGKGRDVGLNQISQFEAKIAYGNSEQTISRDIYRLGHSFDFFRMLSCYFTTVGFYFNSLLAVIGVYVFLYGQLYLVLSGLEKALFLEARMQNIESLDTALACQSFIQLGLLTGLPMVMEIGLERGFLAALKDFILMQLQLAAVFFTFSLGTKCHYYGRAILHGGAKYMPTGRKVVIFHASFTENYRLYSRSHFVKGFELLLLLIVYNLLRPHQSSMPFLTSMTYSLITYSIWFMLATWLFAPFLFNPSGFNWGKIVDDWTDWNKWMKNQGGIGVHQDKSWESWWNDELAHLWHSGIGGRILQILFSVRFFIYQYGMVYHLDIAQHNKNFLVYLLSWLVIAAIFIFAKAVNVGRKRLSARNQFLYRLLKAFLFLGVLSAISTLSIVCELSPKDLIICSLAFLPTGWGLTLIAQAVRPKIQQFGLWEFVVVLAQFYDYGMGVVLFAPMAALAWLPIISAFQTRFLFNEAYSRRLQIQPILAGKRKKGS; encoded by the exons ATGTCTAGTGAAATTGTGGTTGTGGCAGAACAAGAAGAAGGAGAATCTTCTAAAAATGGGATTAGAAATAGTAAGAAAACTAGATTTAGAACTGTTGCTGGTGGTGTTTCTGTtccaatttcaattaaaattccaaTCCCAGAGCCTTTTGAAAGTGAAAAGTTGCCACCGACTTTAGTATCTGATATTCGGAAGTTCCTTCGTGTTGCCAATCAGATTGAATTTGAATCTCCTCGTGTCGCCTACCTAT GCCGATTTCACGCGTTTGAAAGAGCACATATGATGGATCCTAGTTCAAGTGGCCGTGGTGTTCGCCAGTTCAAAACATCTCTTCTTCAACGGCTTGAACTG GATGAAGAAGCCACTATTCGCAGGCGGAAGGAAAAGAGCGATGTGCGTGAGCTAAAGGGTGTCTACCATAAATACGAAGGTTACATTCTCAAATTCGACGGGAATTTTCTTGAAAATAG GGAACAACTAATGAGTGCACGTGCAATTGCTTCGGTTTTATTTGAAGTATTGAAATCTGTTACATCTGGAATTGGTCTTGAG GGCATTATTGATGGTGGGGACGTTGGTGCATATAATCCCTTCAATATTCTTCCACTTGATCGTGCAGGAGAACGTCAAGCAATTATGCAGCTCCCTGAG ATTAAAGCTGCGGTGGGAGCTGTCCGCAATGTTCGTGGTTTACCATCAGCAGATAGTGTTCCAAAACCAGGGGCTACCATAGATTTACTTGATTGGTTGCAGTCTTGGTTTGGGTTTCAG AAAGGAAACGTAGCTAACCAGCGGGAGCATTTGATTCTACTGCTTGCCAACATCCATGCCCGAGGGCCTCATAAACAAGCATCCATGTCAGAG CTACGTGAAAGTGCCGTGGATGAATTAATGAAGAAATTATTTAGAAACTATAAAAATTGGTGCAGGTTTTTGGGGAGAAAAAGCAACATCTG GTTGCCAACTGTAAAACAGGAAGTCCATCAGcataaaattttgaatatagGCCTTTATCTTCTTATATGGGGGGAGGCTTCAAATCTGCGGCTTATGCCAGAGTGTCTCTGTTACATTTTTCACAAC ATGGCATACGAGTTGCACAGTTTGGTGACTGGTGCAGTTAGCCTGACTACTGGTGAAAAGCTCTGTCCAGCATATGGCGGTGGATTTGAGTCTTTTCTCGAAGATGTAGTTACACCGATATACTGGGTTATATATAAG GAAGCTAAGAAAAACAAGAACGGCACAGCTGATCATTCTAAATGGAGAAACTACGATGATTTAAATGAGTTTTTCTG GTCTCCTGACTGTTTCCAGCTTGGTTGGCCTTTCCGCCTCGACCATAACTTCTTTCGTGTACAGACTCCAGTTAACAGCAATGTTGGAAATGATAAATCTTCTGTTGAGAAGTTGGTTGGAAATGATATAACTTCTGTTGAGAAGTTGGTTGGAAATGACAAAGCTTCTTTTGGGAAGTTGGTG GCTAACAAAGTAGGCAATGTAGGCAAGGACAGTGAACCAAGATGGTTGGGAAAGACAAATTTTGTAGAGATTCGTTCGTTCTGGCAACTCTTTAGAAGCTTTGATAGGATGTGGAACTTTTTTATATTATCTCTACAG GCAATGATAATAATGGCATGGCACGATTTGGGTTCTCCATTTGAACTGTTTGAGGAAAGAGTATTTGAGAACATCATGAGCATCTTCATAACTTCTGCAGTTCTTAAGTTGGTACAAG CGAGTCTTGACATTGCATTTACCTGGAAAGCAAGGCACACCATGGACTTCTATCAAACCCTAAGATACATGCTTAAGCCTGTCGTTGCATCTCTGTGGATCATCATTCTTTCAGTTTATTATGCGGACTCTAGAAGAAAGTCGACTTGTTCTCGAATAGGATATGGGAGTTGGATTGGAGGATGGTGTATCTCTTCATATATGGTTGCAGTTGCACTTTATTTGATGTCAAATGCAGTTGGGatgatattatttctagttccgGCAGTTGGCAAGTACATAGAAAACTCAAATTGGAGGGTGTTTATTATTTTGTCTTGGTGGGCACAG CCTCGATTATATGTTGCTCGCGGAATCCAAGAGAGTGTGGTTTCTCTTTTCAA gTATTCATTTTTTTGGGTGCTTTTGTTGTTGAGCAAATTCTCATTCAGCTACTTTTACGAG ATAAAACCACTGGTAGAGCCAACCAAGCAAATAATGAAAATTGGTGTGAACAAGTACGACTGGCATGAGCTATTCCCTAAAG TGCAGAACAATGTTGGTGCTATAATTGCTATTTGGGCTCCAATTGTACTT GTATTTTTTATGGATACTCAGATTTGGTATTCTGTATTCTGCACTACCTTTGGTGGAATCAATGGGGTCTTTCGTCATCTTGGTGAG ATACGTACAATGGGGATGCTGAGAAGTAGATTCCACTCCTTGCCTCATGCTTTTGATGTTTCACTTGTTCCACCATCTACAAAAAATGGCCaagcgaagaaaagaaaaagtttcTTTAAGTGGAAATTCCAAAAG GAATCAGATAGACGGATACTTGGCAGTGCTAAATTTACTCAAGTATGGAACCAAATTATCAAAAGTTTCCGTTATGAGGACCTCATAAGCAACAG AGAGATGGATTTGATGACTATACCTACGTCATTAGAGGTAGATACTGTCCCAGTCTATTGGCCCATCTTCCTACTATCAACTAAG TTTTCAACAGCATTGAGCATCGCTAGAGATTATGTCGGAACGGATGATAATCTGTTTAGAAAGATAGAAAAAGATAACTACATGTACTGTGCCGTGAAGGAGTGCTACGAGTCTCTGAAGTATATCCTCGACAtcttgattgtgggtgagctGGAGAAGAG AATTATTTCTTACATGTTTAATGAAGTTGAAACAAGCATTAGCAATTTTAGTCTCCTTGAGGATTTCCATATGAGTGAGCTTTCAGCATTTCACACCAAATGTATTGAGCTAGTGGACCTTCTG GTTGAGAACCGAGAATCTGACCGTGATAAAGTGGTGATGATACTCCAAGATATCTTTGAGGTTGTAACGAAAGATATGATGGTACATGGATCCAG ATTACTGGATCTGATCCAATCTCAGCCAATGGATGATGATGATGGAGCTGCTTTCTTTGAGCTGGTTCAACCAGAGTTATTTGCATCGAAGGATGACCCTGTCATCCTTTTTCCATTACCAGATTCAGGTCCTTTCAAAGGGCAG atcaAGCGTTTGCTGCTATTGCTTACTGTAAAAGAGACAGCTCTGGAAATTCCTATGAACTTGGAAGCCCGGAGACGCATTTCCTTTTTTTCTAATTCCCTCTTCATGAATATGCCGAGTGCTCCTAAAGTTCGCAATATGCTGTCTTTCAG TGTCATGACTCCACATTACAGAGAAGAAGTTAATTTTTCAATTGAAAAGCTGCACTCAAGCCAAGAGGGAGTTTCCATAATATTTTACATGCAAAAGATATATCCAG ATGAATGGAAAAACTTTTTGGAGCGGATGGGATGTGAAAGTTGGGAAGAATTAGAATCTAAAGGAAAAGGTGAAGAGCTTCGAAATTGGGCTTCTTTCCGTGCACAGACATTAAGCAGAACAG TTAGAGGAATGATGTATTACCGCAAGGCCTTAAAGTTGCAAGCATTTCTTGATATGACTGAAGATGAAG ACATTCTTGAAGAGTACAAAGCAGTTGAAAAGGGAGATGAGAGGAAAAATAGTCCACACTCACTGTTAGCACAAGTTGACGCACTAACCGATATGAAATTCACATACATCATCTCCTGTCAAGCATTTGGAGCACAAAGATCTTCTGGAGATTCTCGTGCACAAGACATAATAGATTTGATGATAAG ATATCCGTCCTTGCGTGTTGCTTATGTTGAGGAGAAAGAAGAAATCGGAACTGACCAGAAAGTTTATTCCTCTGTACTGGTTAAAGCTATTAACAAATTGGATCAG GAGATATATCGGATAAAGCTTCCTGGTCCACCAAATATTGGAGAAGGAAAACCTGAAAACCAAAATCATGCTATTATATTCACACGTGGTGATGCTCTACAATCAATTGATATGAACCAA GATAATTATTTGGAAGAAGCATTGAAAATGAGAAACATTTTGCAAGAATTTCTTTGCCACCAAGGGGGACGATCTCCTACTATACTGGGTTTGAGGGAACACATATTCACCGGAAG TATTTCATCTCTGGCTTGGTTCATGACTTATCAAGAGACCAGTTTCGTCACCATAGGTCAAAGGCTTTTAGCCAATCCTCTCAG GGTACGGTTCCACTATGGCCATACAGATTTGTTTGACAGAGTGTTCCATttaacaagaggtggcataagcAAAGCTTCAAAAACTATTAACTTGAGCGAGGATATGTTTGCGG GGTTTAATTCAATACTTCGCCGGGGTTATGTTACTTACCATGAGTACATGCAAGTTGGGAAAGGCCGTGATGTAGGTCTGAACCAAATCTCGCAATTTGAAGCCAAAATAGCCTATGGTAATAGTGAACAAACGATAAGCCGTGACATTTACCGCCTTGGGCATTCCTTCGACTTTTTCCGAATGCTATCATGTTACTTCACTACGGTCGGGTTTTACTTTAATAGCCTG CTGGCTGTGATTGGAGTATACGTTTTCCTCTATGGGCAGCTTTACTTGGTCTTGAGTGGGTTGGAAAAAGCACTCTTTCTGGAGGCTCGCATGCAGAACATAGAATCCTTGGATACAGCACTTGCTTGCCAGTCATTCATCCAGCTCGGACTTTTAACAGGGCTACCAATGGTAATGGAGATTGGACTTGAGAGAGGATTTCTCGCGGCCTTAAAAGACTTTATCCTCATGCAGTTACAGCTGGCTGCAGTTTTCTTCACCTTCTCTCTCGGAACAAAATGTCACTATTATGGTCGAGCAATTCTTCATGGTGGTGCCAAGTACATGCCAACTGGTCGTAAAGTCGTCATATTTCATGCAAGCTTCACAGAAAATTATCGGTTATATTCACGCAGTCACTTTGTTAAAGGATTCGAATTACTTCTGCTGTTGATTGTTTACAATTTATTGAGACCTCACCAGAGCAGCATGCCTTTCCTAACCAGCATGACATACTCATTGATCACATACTCGATCTGGTTTATGTTAGCAACTTGGCTTTTTGCACCGTTTCTGTTCAATCCTTCTGGATTTAACTGGGGAAAAATTGTAGATGATTGGACAGATTGGAATAAGTGGATGAAGAATCAGGGAGGAATTGGAGTCCACCAGGATAAGAGCTGGGAATCATGGTGGAATGATGAGCTTGCTCATCTTTGGCACTCTGGAATTGGTGGTAGAATACTTCAAATACTGTTTTCCGTACGATTTTTTATATATCAGTATGGTATGGTATATCACCTGGACATAGCGCAACACAACAAAAATTTTCTGGTCTACCTTCTATCCTGGCTTGTGATTGCCGCCATCTTCATATTCGCTAAG GCAGTTAACGTGGGACGAAAACGACTGAGTGCCAGGAATCAATTTCTGTACAGGCTTCTTAAAGCATTTTTGTTCCTTGGCGTGCTATCTGCCATTAGTACTCTTTCTATTGTATGCGAACTATCTCCGAAGGACTTGATTATTTGCAGCTTGGCATTTCTGCCCACTGGATGGGGTTTGACTTTG ATTGCGCAAGCTGTGCGGCCAAAGATACAACAATTTGGATTGTGGgagtttgttgttgttcttgctcAATTTTACGACTATGGAATGGGTGTTGTTCTATTTGCTCCAATGGCAGCATTAGCATGGCTCCCAATCATATCAGCCTTCCAGACTCGGTTTCTTTTCAACGAAGCATACAGTAGACGGCTACAAATTCAACCAATTCTTGCTGGGAAAAGGAAGAAGGGTAGTTAA